From the Kiloniellales bacterium genome, the window GGGCCCGATCCTGCGGGAACACGGCCTGAAGCTCGCCTCTGGCTGGTACTCGGGCACGCTGCTGGACCAGGAGCTGGCGGCGGAGAAGGACCAGGCCTGGGCGCAGCTCGAGCTCTTCCGCGACCTGGGCGCCGCCTGCATCGTCTACGGCGAGACCGCCGGCACGATCCAGAACAAACGCGACGTGCCCTTGCGCGGCCGTCGGCGCCTGTCCGACGACGAGATCGCCGACTACGGCCGCCGGCTGACGGCCTTCGCCGAGTTCTGTGCCGAGCAGGGCGTGCCGCTGGCCTTTCACCACCACATGGGCACGGCGATAGAGACGGAGCCCGAGGTCGACCTGCTGATGGCCAAGACCGGCGAGGCCGTCCAGCTGCTGTTCGACAGCGGCCACCTGCGCTTCGCCGGCGGCGACGGGCTGGCGGTGATCAAGAAGCACGGCGAGCGGATCCTGCACGTCCACATGAAGGACATTCGCGGCAAGGTCCTGGACGGCCTGGACTGGGAGTCCGACAGCTTCCTCGACGCCGTGCTGCGCGGAGTCTTCACCGTGCCCGGCGACGGCGACATCGACTTCGGCGCGGTCGTGCAGCGCCTGGCGGACGTGGGCTACGAGGGCTGGTTCGTGGTCGAGGCCGAGCAGGATCCCGTCCAGGCGCCGCCCTTCGAGTATGCCCAGATCGGCCAGCGCGCCCTGACGGCGGCGCTCGGGGCGGCCGGCTACCAGATCGTGGAGTAGGCCATGAGTGGGTTCGACGGAAAGATCGCGGTGGTCACGGGCGGGACCCAGGGCCTGGGCGCGGCCATCGCAAGGCTGCTGGCGGAACGCGGCGCGGCCGGCCTGGTCACCTGCGGACGCAACGCCGAGAAGGGCAGCGCCGTTGCGGAAGCGATCACCGCGGACACCGGCTGCAACGTGCGTTTCCTGCGCGCCGACCTGGCCCGGGTCGAAGACTGCCGCGAGGTCGTCGCCGCCGCCGACGCGGCCTTCGGCCGGCTCGACGCCCTGGTCAATGCGGCGGCCATCACCGACCGGGGCACGATCCTCGACACCTCGCCCGAGCTCTTCGACCGGATGTTCGCCGTCAACGTGCGCGCGCCCTTCTTCCTGATGCAGGAGGCCGCCAAGCTGATGCGCCGCGACAGGGTGGAGGGAGCGATGGTCAACATCGCCTCCATGTCGTCCAAGGCCGGCCAGCCCTTCATCGCAGCCTACTGCGCCTCCAAGGGCGCGCTGGCGACGCTGACCCGCAACACCGCCTACGCCCTGATGCGCGACCGGATCCGGGTCAACGGTCTGAACATCGGCTGGATGGCCTCGGAGGGCGAGGACCGGATCCAACGCGAATACCACGGTGCGGCCGACGACTGGCTAGAAAAGGCTGCCGCCGCCCAGCCCTTCGGCCGCCTGATCGACCCGGACGAGGTGGCCCGGGCGGTGGCTTTCCTGGTCAGCGAAGAGTCCGGGCTGATGACCGGGTCCATGGTCGACTACGACCAGTCGATCTGGGGCGCCTACGAAGCGCCGCCCCAGCCCGAGGCGCCGCTCTAGGGGATGGCGGGATTTGGTGAGGAGGCGGGAAACGTGCAAGAATTCCAGGGAATGCAGGCTGGGCGAGCGCCATCGTGAAGGCGTGACCGACCCGCGCGGCAAACAAGCGCGGGCGACGTAAAGGGAGGACGAACGGGTATGCCCGTTCTTGAACTGCGCAGCATTTCCAAGAACTTCGGGGCGATCCAGGCGCTGACCGAGGTGGATCTGACCATCGACAGCGGCGAGGTCGTCGGCCTGATGGGCGACAACGGTGCCGGCAAGTCGACCCTGGTCAAGGTGATCGCCGGCAACTTCCCGCCGAGTTCGGGCGAGATGCGGCTGGACGGCGACCAGGTGCGCTTCAGCAAGCCCGTGGAGGCGCGCCAGAAGGGCATCGAGGTCGTCTACCAGGACCTGGCGCTCTGCGACAACCTGACTGCGGCGGCGAACGTCTTTCTCGGACGGGAGGAGAAGCGCGGCTTCGGACCCTTCCGCTACCTGGACCACGCGGCCATGTTCAAGCGCGCCGGCGAGCTCTTCAAGGAGCTGAAGTCCGAGACCCGCCCGCGCGACCAGGTCCGGCAGATGTCCGGCGGCCAGCGCCAGGCGGTGGCCATCGCGAGGACCCGGCTGAGCGATCCGAAGCTGGTGCTGATGGACGAGCCGACCGCAGCGATCAGCGTCCGCCAGGTGGCGGAGGTGCTGGACCTGATCCGCCGGTTGAAGGAGACCAACCACGCGGTCGTGCTGATCAGCCACCGCATGCCCGATGTCTTCGCCGTCTGCGACCGGGTCGCGGTCCTGCGCCGCGGCCGCAAGGTCTCCGACAAGGCAATTGGCCAGACCTCGCCCGAGGAGGTCACCGGACTCATCACGGGGGCGATCGAGGCGGCATGACGACACTCAACCAGGATCCCGTTTCCCACGCCGAGATCGACCGGGAGATCACCTCCAAGAAGGAGATGACGGGCCTGCAGATGGTCTTCCGCACCCAGCCCTTCTGGGTCTTCATCGCCATCCTCGTCATCGGCTTCGTTATGTCGCTGGTCTCGGACGTATTCCTGACCGAGCGGAACTTTTTCAACGTGACCCGCAACTTTGCCTTCTTCGGCATCATGGCGCTGGGCATGACCGCCGTGATCGTCACGGCGGGCATCGACCTTTCGGTCGGTTCGCTGATGGGCCTGACGGGCATCGTCGCGGGCCTGGTCATGCAGGCCGGCTACGGCATCGGCCTGGGCTTTCTCGCCTGCATGGGCACGGCGGCGCTGGTCGGCCTGGTCAACGGCGTCCTGATCGCCTACCTCAGGCTGGCGCCCTTCGTCGTGACCCTCGGCATGCTGGCGATCGCCCGGTCGATCGCCATGGTGATCTCCAACAACAAGATGATCTACCAGTTCGGCCCGGATCAGGAGATCTTCGAGTGGATCGGCGGCGAAAGCGTCTTCGGCGTGCCCAACCCGGTCTGGGTCCTGATCATCCTGACGGTCGTGTTCTTTCTGGCCTTTCGCTATTCGACCTGGGGACGCTGGGTCTTCGCGGTCGGCGGCAACGCGGAAGCCGCGAAGCTGTCGGGCATCCCGGTGGAGCGGGTGCTGGTCTCGGTCTACGTGACCTGCTCCATGACGGCCGGCCTCGCCGCCTTCCTGATGGTCGGCTGGTTCGGCTCCGTCACCAACGCCCTGGGATTGACCTACGAGCTCAACGTCATCGCCGCTTCCGTCATCGGCGGCGCCAATCTCATGGGCGGCATCGGCTATGCCATCGGCGCGCCGATCGGAGCCGCCTTGATGGAGCTGATCCGCAACTCCCTGCTGCTGGCCGGAATCGACGCGCTTTGGCAGAACTTCTTCGTCGGCCTGTTCATCATTCTGGCGGTCCTGCTGGGACGCTTCCAAAACCGAAACGGCTCGTGACGACACTTTCGCCAAGCATTTGCAAGCCACCTGACAAGGGGAGGATCAAAATGAAGAAACTGCTACTCGCCACTTGCCTTGCCGCATTCGCCTTTCCCGGCGCCGCGGTCTCGGCCGACAAGCTCAAGCTCGCGCTGGTGCCCAAGGCCATGAACAATCCCTTCTTCGATCTGGCCCGCGACGGCTGCTACAAGGCCCAGGACGAGCTCGCCGACGTCGAATGCGTCTACATCGGCCCGGGCGAGCACACCGAGCTGGAGCAGATTCAGATCGTCCAGGATCTGATCAGCCAGAAGGTCGACGGCATCGCGGTCGCGCCGTCCAACGCCCCGGCCATGGGCAAAGCCCTGAAGGCGGCGGTCGCGGCCGGCATTCCGGTCATGACCTGGGATTCCGACGTGCTGCCCGAGGACGCCGAGGTCCGCGCCACCTATGTCGGCACCAAGAACTACGACATCGGCGTCAACCTGGCCAAGATCGCCCAGAAGCTGCAGCCCAACGGTGGCAGCGTCTGCCTGCAGACCGGCGGTGCTGCGGCGGCCAATCACAACGAGCGGCTGCAGGGCATCCGGGACACGCTGTCCGGCGCCAGCGGCACCACGCCGCCGGGCAACGCGCTGAAGGGCGAGAACGGCTGGACCGAAGTCGCCGGCTGTCCGCTGATCACCGACGACGACGGCAACAAGGCGGTGCAGGGGATGACCGACATCCTGACCAAGGAGCCGAACCTGACGGCCTTCATCTCCACCGGCGCCTTCACCCAGTGGTACGACAACGCCTATCGCCAGGCGGTGGCGCCTCACAAGAAGCGCCTGGAAGACGGCTCGCTCTCGATCATCGTGGCGGACACCCTGCCGATGCAGATGGAGCAGCTGAAGGACGGCTTGTCCAACGGGCAGGTCGGCCAGCGGCCCTTCGAGATGGGCTACAAGGCCATGTTCATCATGAAGGACCTCGTGGCCGGGAAGTCGGTCGAAGATCCGATCTATACCGGCCTCGACGTCTGCACGGCCGACAACGCCGACAGCTGCCTGGCGCAATAGGCAGCCCGAACCGGGAGCGACGACTCCCGGGATCGAGGGAGGGGCGGCGGTCGTCGGGACGCCGCCCTTCTTATCTCGACGGCCCAGGCAGGAAAGGAGAAGGATCTCAGTGCCTCTGCAGGTGACGCATCAGCCGCCGGCGACCCACGAAGGCCTGACCCGCGCCGTTCAGGCGCGTTTCGACGGCCTCAGCCGCGGCTACCAGCAGATTGCGCGCTATCTGATCCAGAACCCCAACGAAGTCGCCATCCAGTCCGTCAGCGTCGTGGCGGAGCGCTGCGGCGTCCACGCCTCCAGCCTGGTCCGCTTCGCGCAATCCTTCGGCTATTCCGGTTTCAAGGAGCTGCAGGCCATCTTCCACGCCCGCCTGGCGACCGCCGCGCCTGGCTTCGAGGCCCGGGTCGAGGCGCTGCGAGAAGAGTTGGAGCTGCATTCCCAGCCCGGCGCGCGCGGCTTCCTGACGGATCTCGTCGCCCGCGACATCGCCTCGCTCAGAACACTCCTGGACGACGTCAACGAGGCGGATCTTTCCGCTGCCGTGGAGCTGCTGGCGCAGGCCGACACGATCTACCTGGCCGGACAGCTGCGCTCGGAGCCGATCGCGCTGTTCCTGCGCTACGTGCTGACCATGCTGCGCCGCCGGGTCAACCTGCTGGACGCCAGCGGCGGCCTGGCGACGCACATGTCGCAGGTGCTGCGCCCGCAGGACGTTCTGCTGGCGATCTCCTTCCGCTTCTACGCCAAGGAAGTGGTCTCCGTCTGCGAGACCGGGCAGGCGCAAGGGACGCCGGTGATCGCGATCACCGACTCGACGCTCTCGCCGCTCGCCAAGTCGGCGCAGGTGCTTTTCACCGTGCCCGAGGACGAATACACCTTCTCGCGTTCCCTGGCCGCGCCCATGTGCCTGTCGCAGGCGCTGATGATCGCCTTGGCGGCGCGCCTGGAGAAAGGCGAAGAGGCGCCGCGGATCCCGGTCGCGACCGAGTT encodes:
- the iolE gene encoding myo-inosose-2 dehydratase, with product MQARLAIAPIAWSNDDLPELGGDTPLETCLSESRAAGFSGVETGGKFPKTSAELGPILREHGLKLASGWYSGTLLDQELAAEKDQAWAQLELFRDLGAACIVYGETAGTIQNKRDVPLRGRRRLSDDEIADYGRRLTAFAEFCAEQGVPLAFHHHMGTAIETEPEVDLLMAKTGEAVQLLFDSGHLRFAGGDGLAVIKKHGERILHVHMKDIRGKVLDGLDWESDSFLDAVLRGVFTVPGDGDIDFGAVVQRLADVGYEGWFVVEAEQDPVQAPPFEYAQIGQRALTAALGAAGYQIVE
- a CDS encoding SDR family oxidoreductase encodes the protein MSGFDGKIAVVTGGTQGLGAAIARLLAERGAAGLVTCGRNAEKGSAVAEAITADTGCNVRFLRADLARVEDCREVVAAADAAFGRLDALVNAAAITDRGTILDTSPELFDRMFAVNVRAPFFLMQEAAKLMRRDRVEGAMVNIASMSSKAGQPFIAAYCASKGALATLTRNTAYALMRDRIRVNGLNIGWMASEGEDRIQREYHGAADDWLEKAAAAQPFGRLIDPDEVARAVAFLVSEESGLMTGSMVDYDQSIWGAYEAPPQPEAPL
- a CDS encoding ATP-binding cassette domain-containing protein; translation: MPVLELRSISKNFGAIQALTEVDLTIDSGEVVGLMGDNGAGKSTLVKVIAGNFPPSSGEMRLDGDQVRFSKPVEARQKGIEVVYQDLALCDNLTAAANVFLGREEKRGFGPFRYLDHAAMFKRAGELFKELKSETRPRDQVRQMSGGQRQAVAIARTRLSDPKLVLMDEPTAAISVRQVAEVLDLIRRLKETNHAVVLISHRMPDVFAVCDRVAVLRRGRKVSDKAIGQTSPEEVTGLITGAIEAA
- a CDS encoding sugar-binding protein is translated as MKKLLLATCLAAFAFPGAAVSADKLKLALVPKAMNNPFFDLARDGCYKAQDELADVECVYIGPGEHTELEQIQIVQDLISQKVDGIAVAPSNAPAMGKALKAAVAAGIPVMTWDSDVLPEDAEVRATYVGTKNYDIGVNLAKIAQKLQPNGGSVCLQTGGAAAANHNERLQGIRDTLSGASGTTPPGNALKGENGWTEVAGCPLITDDDGNKAVQGMTDILTKEPNLTAFISTGAFTQWYDNAYRQAVAPHKKRLEDGSLSIIVADTLPMQMEQLKDGLSNGQVGQRPFEMGYKAMFIMKDLVAGKSVEDPIYTGLDVCTADNADSCLAQ
- a CDS encoding ABC transporter permease, which codes for MTTLNQDPVSHAEIDREITSKKEMTGLQMVFRTQPFWVFIAILVIGFVMSLVSDVFLTERNFFNVTRNFAFFGIMALGMTAVIVTAGIDLSVGSLMGLTGIVAGLVMQAGYGIGLGFLACMGTAALVGLVNGVLIAYLRLAPFVVTLGMLAIARSIAMVISNNKMIYQFGPDQEIFEWIGGESVFGVPNPVWVLIILTVVFFLAFRYSTWGRWVFAVGGNAEAAKLSGIPVERVLVSVYVTCSMTAGLAAFLMVGWFGSVTNALGLTYELNVIAASVIGGANLMGGIGYAIGAPIGAALMELIRNSLLLAGIDALWQNFFVGLFIILAVLLGRFQNRNGS
- a CDS encoding MurR/RpiR family transcriptional regulator — encoded protein: MPLQVTHQPPATHEGLTRAVQARFDGLSRGYQQIARYLIQNPNEVAIQSVSVVAERCGVHASSLVRFAQSFGYSGFKELQAIFHARLATAAPGFEARVEALREELELHSQPGARGFLTDLVARDIASLRTLLDDVNEADLSAAVELLAQADTIYLAGQLRSEPIALFLRYVLTMLRRRVNLLDASGGLATHMSQVLRPQDVLLAISFRFYAKEVVSVCETGQAQGTPVIAITDSTLSPLAKSAQVLFTVPEDEYTFSRSLAAPMCLSQALMIALAARLEKGEEAPRIPVATEFLE